A region from the Salvia splendens isolate huo1 chromosome 15, SspV2, whole genome shotgun sequence genome encodes:
- the LOC121768434 gene encoding protein transport protein SEC13 homolog B-like — MPPQKIETGHNDVVHDVSMDYYGKRVATASSDGTIKIIGVSNNSSQHLATLTGHQGPVWQVIWAHPKFGSTLASCSYDGKVIIWKEGNPNEWSQSHIFTDHKSSVNSIAWAPHELGLCLAGGSSDGNISVYTSRADGGWDTTKIDQAHPVGVTSVTWAPSMAPGALVGSGILEPVQKLASGGCDNTVKIWKLNNGIWKMDCFPALQNHSDWVRDVSWAPNLGLPKSTVASASQDGTVVIWTVAKEGDQWEGKVLKDFKTPVWRVSWSLTGNLLAVASGDNNVTLWKEAVDGEWQEVSTIDQ; from the coding sequence ATGCCTCCACAGAAAATTGAAACCGGCCACAATGATGTTGTTCATGATGTGTCGATGGATTATTATGGTAAACGTGTGGCAACAGCTTCATCCGATGGCACTATAAAAATAATTGGCGTGAGCAACAACTCTTCCCAGCATCTGGCTACTTTGACTGGTCATCAAGGACCAGTGTGGCAGGTAATTTGGGCACACCCCAAGTTTGGCTCGACACTGGCTTCTTGTTCTTATGATGGTAAAGTCATCATCTGGAAGGAAGGTAATCCAAATGAGTGGTCCCAATCTCATATTTTCACTGACCACAAATCATCAGTTAATTCCATTGCTTGGGCACCCCATGAGTTGGGATTGTGTTTGGCCGGTGGCTCTTCGGACGGGAACATTTCAGTTTACACATCTCGAGCTGATGGTGGCTGGGATACTACAAAAATAGACCAAGCTCATCCTGTTGGGGTGACCTCAGTTACATGGGCCCCTTCAATGGCTCCTGGTGCACTCGTTGGATCTGGAATATTGGAACCAGTTCAGAAGCTTGCATCCGGTGGATGCGACAACACAGTGAAGATCTGGAAGCTCAACAATGGTATATGGAAAATGGACTGCTTCCCTGCCCTCCAGAACCACTCAGATTGGGTGAGAGATGTTTCCTGGGCACCAAACTTGGGACTTCCTAAATCAACTGTCGCGAGTGCCTCTCAAGATGGTACTGTCGTGATATGGACTGTGGCCAAGGAAGGTGATCAGTGGGAAGGTAAAGTCTTGAAGGACTTCAAGACTCCCGTCTGGAGGGTGTCGTGGTCTCTGACTGGAAATCTCCTGGCTGTGGCATCTGGCGACAACAATGTCACGCTGTGGAAGGAAGCCGTGGATGGGGAGTGGCAAGAGGTATCCACCATTGATCAATAG
- the LOC121769415 gene encoding uncharacterized protein LOC121769415 yields the protein MAASAAARAVLISRASDLSLKPTLSAQPPLAHRHFIRPLLRAVPRKRAVISCLISGVDGGGVSDEFVSTRKSGFGHEFSVIANMLNKIEPFDNSVISKGVSDSAKDSMKQTISTMLGLLPSDQFSVTVRVSKHPLNRLLVSSIVTGYTLWNADYRILLMRNFDMSPDSSKGSEYVESDGASVVRWDRSNGSGVGARVEGCAEELENMNLQIFGDLPPEALNYIQQLELELSTAKKELQSRKQENLEIEHITKSDNNLLEYLRSLDSDMVTELSRPSSTEVEEIIQQLAQNALRKFFTDDATPDYEGDSMQNYEDRDNELCDTIGTSRDYLAKLLFWCMLLGHHLRGLENRLHLNCVVGLL from the exons ATGGCGGCCTCGGCAGCGGCGAGGGCTGTCCTAATATCACGCGCCTCCGATTTATCCCTTAAACCCACCCTGTCGGCTCAGCCGCCGCTCGCGCACCGCCACTTCATCCGCCCCTTGCTCCGGGCGGTCCCGAGGAAGCGCGCCGTGATCAGCTGCCTTATTTCCGGCGTCGACGGCGGTGGAGTCTCCGACGAGTTCGTCTCCACCAGGAAATCCGGTTTCGGGCACGAATTCTCCGTCATAGCGAATATGCTTAATAAAATCGAGCCGTTCGACAATTCGGTTATCTCGAAGGGGGTTTCGGATTCGGCTAAGGATTCGATGAAGCAGACGATATCCACGATGCTCGGACTTCTGCCTTCGGATCAGTTCTCCGTCACCGTTAGGGTTTCGAAGCACCCGCTCAATCGTCTCCTAGTTTCATCCATCGTCACCGG GTATACTCTGTGGAATGCAGACTATAGGATATTGTTGATGAGGAATTTTGATATGTCGCCGGATAGTTCAAAGGGGTCTGAATATGTGGAGAGTGATGGGGCCTCGGTGGTGAGGTGGGATAGGAGCAATGGTAGCGGTGTTGGTGCCAGAGTTGAAGGTTGTGCAGAAGAATTGGAGAATATGAATCTTCAGATTTTTGGGGATTTGCCTCCAGAAGCATTGAACTATATTCAGCAATTGGAACTGGAGTTGTCCACAGCAAAGAAG GAGCTTCAATCTCGGAAACAGGAAAACTTGGAGATAGAGCATATAACAAAGAGTGATAACAATTTGTTGGAGTACTTGAGGTCCCTGGACTCGGATATG GTAACTGAGCTATCTAGACCATCATCGACAGAGGTGGAGGAAATCATCCAGCAACTTGCTCAAAATGCTCTGCGGAAATTTTTCACAGACGATGCAACCCCAGATTATGAGGGGGACAGCATGCAGAACTACGAAGATAGGGATAATGAACTTTGTGATACCATTGGCACATCACGGGATTATTTGGCCAAGCTGCTTTTCTG GTGCATGTTACTGGGCCACCATCTAAGAGGGTTGGAGAACAGATTGCATCTAAATTGTGTTGTTGGTTTGTTATGA
- the LOC121768433 gene encoding E2F transcription factor-like E2FE gives MASRDSRTKDAFYCRKEKSLGLLCTNFLRLYDREGVDSIGLDASALQLGVERRRIYDIVNILEGIGVLQKKEKNQYTWKGYAAISGALEVLKEQGQKADFHTYITNVSNDKEHSLSSDSKAECPDKCSQSDKSEHKREKSLGLLTQNFVKLFLCSEAEIISLDGAALALLGDSLDRTAMRTKIRRLYDIANVFSSMGLIEKVRDPGSGKPAFRWTSVGRSGNGSSIALEDKNRKRRAFGADITNISVKRCNTYNALTEQHQKCSSKEFVFGPFSPNVTTVWSHETRKDGQIQNSDSPLCAYQPQYSNKAVGDLFHHYTEAWSSWRGEAKEKQQIEHASE, from the exons ATGGCGTCTCGCGATTCTCGCACAAAAGATGCATTTTACTGCCGCAAGGAGAAGTCTCTCGGTCTTTTATGCACCAA TTTCCTGAGGTTGTACGATCGCGAAGGCGTGGACTCAATCGGATTGGATGCTTCTGCTCTTCAGTTAG GTGTTGAACGGCGAAGAATATATGACATTGTGAATATTTTAGAAGGCATTGGG GTTTTAcagaagaaagagaaaaatcaaTACACTTGGAAAGGTTATGCTGCCATTTCTGGGGCTTTAGAGGTGCTCAAG GAACAGGGACAGAAAGCGGACTTCCATACCTATATCACTAAT GTCTCGAATGATAAAGAACATAGTCTGTCCTCTGACTCGAAGGCTGAGTGTCCAGACAAATGCTCTCAATCGGATAAAAGTG AGCACAAGAGGGAAAAATCATTGGGGCTTCTTACACAGAATTTTGTCAAGCTTTTCCTTTGTTCTGAG GCGGAGATTATATCACTAGATGGTGCTGCATTAGCTTTGCTAGGGGACAGCCTTGACCGAACAGCTATGAGAA CAAAGATTAGGCGCTTGTATGATATTGCTAATGTGTTTTCATCAATGGGACTCATTGAAAAG GTTCGCGATCCTGGGAGTGGAAAACCAGCATTTAGGTGGACAAGTGTGGGAAGGAGCGGAAATGGATCTTCCATTGCATTGGAAGATAAGAATCGGAAGAGAAGAGCGTTCGGAGCTGATATCACCAACATATCAGTGAAAAGGTGCAATACTTATAATGCCTTGACTGAGCAGCATCAGAAATGCAGCTCAAAGGAATTCGTATTTGGTCCCTTCTCCCCAAATGTTACTACGGTATGGAGCCATGAAACCAGAAAAGATGGGCAGATTCAAAACTCTGACAGTCCCCTTTGTGCTTATCAGCCACAGTATAGCAACAAAG CTGTTGGAGACCTTTTTCACCACTATACTGAAGCATGGAGTAGCTGGCGTGGTGAAGCTAAAGAGAAGCAGCAGATAGAGCATGCATCCGAATGA
- the LOC121768435 gene encoding uncharacterized protein LOC121768435 produces MASSAAALKRWLRPEVYPLFAAVGVAVGICGMQLVRNICTNPEVRVNKENRAAGILDNHVEGEKYSQHALRKYVRNKSPEIMPSINGFFSDPKY; encoded by the exons ATGGCTTCATCTGCAGCAGCTCTCAAGAGATGGCTCAGGCCCGAG GTGTATCCGTTGTTCGCCGCCGTCGGAGTGGCGGTGGGGATCTGCGGAATGCAATTGGTTCGTAACATCTGCACGAATCCTGAAGTCAG GGTGAATAAGGAAAACAGAGCTGCTGGTATTTTGGATAATCATGTGGAAGGGGAGAAGTACTCTCAACATGCTCTTAGGAAGTATGTCCGTAACAAGTCCCCCGAGATCATGCCATCCATCAATGGCTTCTTTTCTGACCCCAAATATTGA